Part of the Benincasa hispida cultivar B227 chromosome 12, ASM972705v1, whole genome shotgun sequence genome is shown below.
tgttctaagaaaacaaaattagaaTAAGAAATTATATTGAGGAAACAAAACTGTAAGTCCATGATTGAAGTGAATGAATTATTAGAGTgctttttgataaaatttaggCATTGAAGCAGTAAATGGAAAGACCTTGTGTCTGTCAgaaacttgtaatccaaaatgTATTGTCTCATTGTTGTTTGTGGTGAAGAAGAAATTGACATGAAGGTGCTTCCAATATTGTTGATAATCTATCATAGGATATTATTCTTCAGATAGGTCTGTAGAATTCATTAGCTGCCATGGTAGGTGGATAGAACACACTGCATATGAGGACCACTCACAAATTAAGCCTTtttatcccttttttttttctcttttttccccCTTACTGTCTAAATTTCAAAGTTCCTATAATACATTCATTATCTAATTACTTCTTTTGTGTGCTTTGTTAATCAGCTGCACAAATAAAGATCAGAAACCATGTGATTTGGGCATGCTTGTAGGTGAGAGATTTTAACCCTTATTGTTTTCGAGTTCAATAATTGGTTGGTGTAGAATTGAATTGTTGACCTCTGGAAATGGTAATTAGTGTCATATTCGCTAAGTTATGCTCATGTTTGACAATTTTAACtcttaatatttatttcatcttcttatcTATCTCTttcaagtaggggtgttcaaggttcggttcgattttagatatatatatatatacacacatacagACAGTTCGCTTTTATAATTCAATATTATATAAATGGTTTGGTTTTAATTTCGGTTTTCAAATTCTGATCCAAAAAttcagtttaaaaaaaaaaaaataactgaaTCAAACCAAAACTTCGGTAAAAGTTGAATTTTTTGTTCGATTTCGTCGGTTTGAATAAAAACCCCTACTTTCAAGTTTGAAAACATAACATGTGGTGCTTATTGGCACCATCTGCACTTATAGAAATGCCTATAGAATTATTACGGAATCTCTTCTCTTTTTGTTACTCAAACAAAAGAGCACGCTTAATCAAACCCGAATCTAGGCAAGGTGAACTCCCTGGCTCAATCATATATAATAGGTTCATTAAGTGTAAttctttttcatattattaGACTAGACAATGAAGTGTATGAATCAGCCGATTTGTTTGGATGTATGGATAGAGGAAGGAACATAGTTTTATGGGGTTAAATTTGGTTGAAATTTGGTTTGCAAACCAGGATACCATTGGTGATTAAAATAAGATTGGTCTTTTAGCTTAAATTAAGGGAAGAAAAGGCATTTTGTTTAGGTGTTTTGTCACCATTGAATTGGCTTTTTTACGGGTAAAGGGGGACCTCTTCAATGGAAGGGGGAAAGGGGAAGGTTTCAGACTTTTAAGGAGGTCAGAAAATGATTTGTTTAGGAAAGAATAGTATGTTGTTGGgggaaaaaagataaattttgttGCATGAACTTAGTCTTCTACATTCTTGCACGAGTTTAGGACGCTAATAGGAGCATAGTTCAACCGATTAAGTTATGTATTTTCGACCAATAGATCAGAAATTTGAATCTCTTTATCCACACTTATGAAGATTTGATTCTATCATACATActaaaattaatcattaaaaactctaaaattatttttaagtttgAAGAAAATGGATTAGATATTATGTTAAGATTTGAAAAAGATTACATACAATCTCGATATTTATCTTAGTCGGAGAGTCTAAAACAAACGATAgtttgaaagctatttatgacaatttcctctaaaaaagACTACTCTAGCTTGGGGGTATGGCTTTCACCCACCTAATTGTTGTTAAAAGCAAAAGCTTCATTAACACAAAAGAAAGGGCAAAAAATAACTTGATTGCATCAAAACTTCTTTCTAcccctctctttctctctctcgtgtCTAAGATGGTATGGTACACCAGAattctcctctctctctcccaTGCAACATTGATTGGAGTCAATAATTCATTGTGAAATATCGTATAATTTAATGCATATACACATTCCAATACTTGTATACTTTAGATCCTATTGGTTAAGATcttatttggtaatcatttagatttttttttaaaaaaattaaatctatttcttcCATGTTTCTTACactgatttgcatctttcttaaatacaaaagttgaattcttgtcaaatttcaaaaataaaaaataactttttgaaagggttgtttttaaatataaaaaaatgaaccaaaatatttataaaatataacaaaattttataattatcattgatagatcatGATAGGCttctattaatgtctatcactgacattgatagacacgaATAAAAGTCTATccgtgtctatcaacgtctatcattgataattctataattttgctatattttgtaaatattttcaacggttttatcatttgaaataactTCCCTTTTTGAAATCTaccttttttagttctcaaattttggtttggttttttaaactattggtaacaatgaaagaaatttagaagtggaagtagtgtccatagatttaattttcaaaaacaaaaaccaaaattgtTAACAAATAGGatcaaaatatttgattttttgttttttattttaaaaaattaagtttatctTTTACCCACGAGTTTTTATGTTTGTGTCCacattgtaatttttttcaaaaactaagttaaggtttaatatttttttaaaaaaaaaaaagactaatttttaaaggttttgttttcatttttagaatttggttaggAATTCGAGTATTTTCTTATCAATGGTGAAAATCATAattaggaaaaatgaaaaagaaaaacataaatttcaaaaattaaaaatggaatCATCATTACAAATGTGGGAAGAAAATTTACTCTTACGATAAAGATATCCACTAATACTTTAGCGGTTGTTTATATgaacacattttttaaaaaacaagattGTAAAGGTcgcaattcaaaattttcacctCTAACGAAAATTGCTGGTTTTTAGACGTGTTAAGTTTTTCTCAAATTAACATTTATAAGCATGTACTTGGCTATTGTTCATTTAAGCTTAAGATTTGAGATTTTAGGGTGGAACTGATaatagtatatatgatataattatggCATGcttatacttattttatttcaaaatttgggaTAGAATTGATTGAccaactatttttaaaattaaagcatAAACAATTAGATTTATGACACTTTAAAAGAAGTTGAGGGAGAAATCTCAGCCAAAATTTGTTCTAAAATTGCACCCTAAGTATTCTAAAATAGTTCATCTTACTTTTTAACACCAATTCCTCACTGTTTGACAGCTAAATCAACAATATTTAGAAGTACTTGAGAGTTTGTTTTtccttaaaatatttgaaagttactttttcttttgtcttttaaaaaatatttttagacgAATTCTTCCCTCTATATATATTGTTacactaaaaaaagaaaaattattttaaatgttgagttactgaaaatattttcaaatataataaaatgttaaagtttatcaatgatagacactataTAAATGATAGAGGATAGTGatcaatgatattttattatatttataatttttttgtttaaatcctattttagtCTCTGAATTTTGAATCTGGTTCTATTTTTGTccataaacttaaaaaaaatatatattgttttagTCCCTAAGCTTTTAAACAATGTTTATTTTAGTCCTACTACTAAAATTATGTTAACTCTTCAACGGAAATGTGATAAAGCTTATATTTTTAGATGACTAGACTCAAGATCATGTATTGAGCAAGAGGAGAATCAAAATGCCAACAACCAATACGTCAAATTACTGAatgatcaaaattttgaattaaaaatatcttttaaattctcTTGCTTTTCCATCTTATTCAAAAATTGAAGTTCTACCGTTTTTAGCGTAATTAACTTATTTGGTAGTATGGTCATCCAAAAATACAAATCACCTCGCCATTTTGTTAAATAGTTAACAAAATCTGACTATATCAACGACCAaaataagaatttaaaaaaaacaaacattttttaaagttttaaagataaaaaaaaaaaccaatattcaaaatttaaggactaaaacatatatattttttaaatttagagactaaaatataatattatccAAAATTCACTtatcaaaataagttttttttttttttttttttttctattttcgaTATTTGAAAACcgcttttaaaaaaatgtactcGGTAGAAAAACACGGTTTCATATAATAATTACGAACAACTCAGAATAATTAAATTTGCGAAAAAAGGAATGACACAAAAAGGAAGTTCATTAAATAGGGTtattaatgaacataaatccAAGTTTAGGGAGAGGAAATTCCGCACAAAAGCTGAATTTTACAGCCCACTGTTATATTATAACTTGTAAGaattaataaaagttaaaattaccattttaggCAATTTCAttcccattttattttagtcctTTTACTTTCACAAACTTTCAAATCTAGTCCTtctattttatctttaaattaataataccAATTCctatgtaataaaaaataatgtgaatatctttttttttttttaaataacgataatgtgaatatattttcaaaatatattaaggttaataaagttttttttaattggtaAAGTTGATATTATACCACATTGGTTAGGTTAAATTAGGaacttctaaaattttaaaatcgatgattctaagaaaaattaaaactttattgatctactaaactcaaaattgaaattttagctTCACtcaacataaaactcaaatttataCCTAtacatcaattaattttttttaaaatctaaaattgcCAGGAATTTATTATACGTCCAATTGAAAGTGCATATATCGATTAGACGTTTGTTAAAGtccaataattaaatacaacgtcatttttaaaaaagaaaacttgaTTTCATTAAAGCACCAACTAACGACAAACAAGGTCCTCATTAATAGCGAAGGACACCCAATTAGGGAAGCAAGAATCTCACAAAACGTCATGGTCTTCAATGCAAAAAAAGCTCGAGtatcaataataaaatttttaaaaaaaaagttaaaaataactCACGCGAGAAACTAACAACAGAATTACACGAACGATTTTATTTGTCATCACTCACTTGACTGATAATCTCAACGTACGTTTCAAAAAGATGAAGGACTAATCTTATAACTTAATCaaagatatattaaaaatacatgCATTAAAATAGAATGATATCAAAGTAGAAGGTCCAAGACGATAATATAAAccattatttaaaaaactatAATAATGATTCAAAATGCCAAAAATCTGAATTCTCAGAATGAGTGAATGCATGTATGAGAGGCTTATCATGAAGCCGAGCCATATTCATGAACCGAAGCCGAGCCGAATGTGGTTGAAATTTTGGAGCATTCTTCACTtactttgatttttatattatttttcattttctttgcctttcttactttttttttaaaaaaattattattattattattataattattttcccTTCCAAACACTCACACTTCACTCCTCTGCTTCAACTAGAAATGGGAAGAAGCAATCTAAACTCAACAAagtagaaaatatatatattgtttgtaAAAAGcaataaatattgaataaataaataaagcccCAAAAGAAGATAGACTGATAGAGTAAGCCTTTGGACAACCTCTCTCCTTCttccatttctctctctctctggtTTTTTTCTCAAGCATTTGATGACTGTGGTCCTCAAACAAGGTACCAAAATCAGACCCCTTTACAAATTTTTCTATGTAATtaacctttcttcttcttcttcttcttcttcttcttcttcttcttcttcatcttgtttTGCTCTTTATTGTTCTGTCAGATCCACAACCATTCattcctctcttttctcctccaTTATTATCACTCTGTACTCTCCTCTGTTTCTTCCTTCTGAGACCAAGCAATGAGTAAAGAAGAGTTCTTAAAGATCCAGGTAACCCTTTTTCTCTAACTCcatttttcctttgtgattTTTTGCAAGAAATATGAAATCTCAGTTTGGATTTGTGTGGAGAAATATGATGTTTTTAGTTCTATATGATGATCATACTCGTGCTCTATTTTGGTGGGGTTTTTCTGTTTTGCTCCGTTTTTTCAGAAATGTGTTCTTAAAGTGAATATACACTGTGATGGGTGTAAGCAGAAGGTTAAGAAAATCTTGCAGAAAATTGATGGTGggttctctttttctctctgttTCGCTTTAATTTCTTGTTctctgtttgtttgttttttttttttttaattgttttgttctttattttaggGGTTTTCACTACGGAAATAGATGCAGAGCTAGGGAAGGTAACAGTTTCTGGAAATGTAGACGCGGCTACTCTGATTAAAAAACTCTCGAAATCAGGGAAATATGCAGAGCTTTGGGGAGCTCCGAAGGTTAATCCCAACAATAACAATGGCGGCCAACAAAACCATCTCGCGAATCAGATGAAAAATTTGCAGATTGAGAATGGTAAAAGTGGGAGTAATAACAAACAGGGGCCTCCAAAGGGTGGGAACAATCAGCCGAAATCGGGCGGCggtggcggcggcggcggcggaggTGGAGGTGGTGGTGGGGGTGGGCCACCGCAGATTCTGCCGCAGCAGCTTCAAACAGCTGCAGCAATTGCAGCAGCAGATGAATGGGTTTCCGTTTCAAGATCCGAAGATGTTGCCACCGCAGTTGAAGGGTGTGAAAATGCCGCCGTTTAAAGATCCGATTCCGGCAAATCAGAAGGCAGTGAAGTTCGATTTGCCGGAGGATGGTGATCTGACTGATGACGATGATTTGGATGATGAGTTATTTGATGATGACGAGTTTGATGAtgatgaacttgaagatgatttGGATGATATTCCTCTTCCTCCGAGTAAAATGAAGACGGTCATGGGTGGTGTCGGCGCTGGCGTCGTTGCCGGAGGTGGCGGAGGCGGAGGCGGAGGCGGTGGAGGTCAGATGCCAAACATGACGATGATAAAtgggaatattaatatgcagcAACTAATTAATGCTCAGAAGGCTGCTGCCAATGCAGCAGATAAGAAGGGCGGCGGTGGCGGAGCTATGCCAATGCCAATGCCCGTGAATGGAATGGGCGGTGGAAACGACGGTAAAGGCGGAAATGGAGGGAAAAAAGGTAGTGCCGGCGGTGGCGTGGTGGGGAGGCGGCGGTGCTGGCAAAAATGTGGGGGAAAAACGGTGAAGCCAGAATGGTAATAACAATGGTGGGTCTCAAAAGAACGGCGGCAATAGTGGCGGCGGCGGCGGTCCTATTAATAATGGCAACGGCGGAAAAAAGGCCGGTGGTGAAATTGCTCACGTAATGAACGGTGGTGGTCCCCATGGTTTTCCGGGCATGGGTGGTCCTCACGGGTTGTCAGCAGGAGGAATGGCCGCCGGGGTGCTGGCGGCCGGCCGATGAACATGAACGTGCCAATGGCACAAATGGGGAACATGCAAATGAGTCAAATGGGTTCCATTCCGGCCGTCCAAGGCCTCCCGGCGGCCGCCATGAACGGCGGCGGACCCGGCAGCCGTATTTTCAAGGAGCTCCCGGACCAGCGGAGGCAATGGGCGGCAACCCATACCAACAGCAACAGCAATATATGGCAGCAATGAATCACCAACGCGCCGCCATGGCAAACCAAGCAATGATGTACGCGCGGCCACCACCCGCCGTGAACTACCTGCCACCGTACCCATACCCGTATCACCAGCCGCCACCGGCCGGCGACAATTACACCCACTTTTTCAGCGATGAAAACACTGCAAGTTGCAATGTAatgtgaaaaaagaaaaggaaaaaaggaaaaaaaaaaaactcagccAGAATTTGAAGAGCTTTGCCACCATAATTAGAGCTCTAATATTATGGTGATGAAATTCTGGTTTCTGGTTTTCATGACAGATTAAAAATGTTCAGTTTATAGTTTTCATCAGGAGagcttaaaaaaagaaaaaaaattagaagtttgATGATGTTGTTATCATAATATACTTGGGAatggtttttaattttcagtAAAATCTCTCCAATTAATctgttctttctttttctatattttcctaaGTAGCCATTAGTGGGAGTTTCTCTTTTTTATGGGGTTGTGGTAATATGATAAATAATGGAAGTTGAGGGGGTTCTTTCACaatatggttaaaaaaaaaaaaaaaaaaagaaggtagaatgcaaaattaagaaaattacaGAAGTGCCCTCATAAACTATCCCAATTGCAAATGGTTCAGTGTTCCAATTGGGATTTACAatcatgattattattattattattattatctctTTTGTTATTGCATTCCTTTGTGTGAGAAGTCTCATGTGCTTTTGCTTCCTCTCTTTTGTAgatttcccaaaaattaaaaaccttCACTGTTGGCTTCAATGCCCATGGAGTTTTGTGAGGTGGACCTCACACTATGAGTTGGGATCCTCTGTGGATTGTCCCACttctcctttttctctctaccaTTTTCATTGGTTCCAAAACAATTCCCCATCTATGAATTTAGAGTCATTTCTATTCAATTCATACTTCATTTCCAAATTTACTACTTACATTACATCATTctattatttcattcatttcattcaacaAAATATAGTATGGGTTTCTCAAGTAGAGTTGTTTTTCCTTTAGGAGGCATTTGGCGCactgagttgagttggtaattattataggAGAAGAATAATTAGGAGAGTTGATGCGAATAACGAGGTGAAAAATGTGAGTTAATGTGAATAACGAGATAATAAACCTCTTTAATAATTGGTGAACCAAATGATGGGTGGGTTCTTTTTGCGCACCCAACTCAATCCAATTTGGGAAGAAATAGTTAAACTGatattttaactaaaatattataaggattaaaatcgaacaaatttcaaaatacagTAGTCAAACTGatattttaactaaaatattatagatattacaattggAACATAAATGAGATACTATTGAAAAATTCCTATAGTTTGATTTGTATTagaattttattattgaaagtataagggctaaaattgaaaaattaatatatttattattgtgTTGTATTAtgacataaaataaaatgggtttcaagaggttttttaattttttaagtggAAGAAATAGTTAAAAACTATAGATGGATTTGAGGTGGACTTCTTATGACTTGATACAACCAGCCATTTGAGTTGATTCATAAGATGGATTGTATTGTTGACATTTATCATTTTGATGTTTTGAATTACTTTGTACAATGATTGTCAATGGAAATTGAATTGGATgaccaaatttcttcaaaacaaataaaaaaaaatctaagactTTAATCTTTACTTTGATTTTCAACTCTTAATggtatttctttaaaaaaaaaaaaaaaaaaatcgcaaaagtaatatatatatcGTAAAAAAAGATGTAACTTTTAATATTACTAATATTTATAGACGGAATACTATCTAAGAAAATTGATCAAAGcttaatttagttaaaataaaagatttgaacTCAACTTATATATAAATGAA
Proteins encoded:
- the LOC120067157 gene encoding LOW QUALITY PROTEIN: heavy metal-associated isoprenylated plant protein 33-like (The sequence of the model RefSeq protein was modified relative to this genomic sequence to represent the inferred CDS: deleted 1 base in 1 codon) — encoded protein: MSKEEFLKIQKCVLKVNIHCDGCKQKVKKILQKIDGVFTTEIDAELGKVTVSGNVDAATLIKKLSKSGKYAELWGAPKVNPNNNNGGQQNHLANQMKNLQIENGKSGSNNKQGPPKGGNNQPKSGGGGGGGGGGGGGGGGGPPQILPQQLQQLQQLQQQMNGFPFQDPKMLPPQLKGVKMPPFKDPIPANQKAVKFDLPEDGDLTDDDDLDDELFDDDEFDDDELEDDLDDIPLPPSKMKTVMGGVGAGVVAGGGGGGGGGGGGQMPNMTMINGNINMQQLINAQKAAANAADKKGGGGGAMPMPMPVNGMGGGNDGKGGNGGKKGSAGGGVVGRRRCWQKCGGKTVKPEW